GAGATTTTTGGAATATGGAATTTAAAGAGGATTTTTTCAGACATCATGAGAGAACAGCAGCTTATATGGCAGCAAGAGAATCACAAGAATGAATAAACAAGTTGTCTTTACATTTATAGcaacatacatttcattttcacagtaaCCAGGCTAACCTTTTCTTAGCTGTATAACATATCTAtcatcagtctggatgatgGTAACACCAGTGATGCAGAACATATGTAGAATTCACTGAGCAGGCCTCATTTAGATGGGAATAACTGGAAGAAAGTATCTGTCCCTTAATCAGCTGATGCCTGAATTCATTCACCATAAACCATTTTTAGTCTTGGCAGTTGTCTTGTTGCTCATTCAGAAAAGAGATCTGACTTATCTGACAAATCTGTacccctttttttccccacataaCTTGGTTATTTTGGCCAGGATATGAAGGAATTAATACTACTATTAATTCGTCGTCTGATTAATTTTACAAATCATGAATTTATCAATAAAATTTGAGAAATTAGTGAAAAACTGCCTCTTTTGTTgaaattttcttcaaatttcTTCGAAAGGTAAACTTTAAAATTTTTGTTCCAATGaaattattcctttttattattcaatatCATTACCACTACAACCATTGTTATGTTTAATGCATTATTATTCATCATTCAACAATAtaattgttttgtctttcataGGGCTAGGAATTTTCTTACACTGGTTTTTTGTATTCAAACAATTTCTTTCACGCAATCAGGGACACTTGGTCACTGTTATAGCTGTAATGTTATATCTCATACTAGTCAGTAAAAGAggccatatatatatacttcCAATCCCTCTGTGGTGTAACCCATAAAATGTgaagtaattatttttattcaacattttttcttttttaatactAAACCAGAGGCATGTTTTTCCTTCTTGTCAGATTTTATATGGACTGCAGCATTAAGGCCACACAAATTTAAGTAGTGTTCAAAACCTTTCTGTTGTCTTGTAGTATGAAATATTGTGGTTGACCATCTGCCTCCAAACATAAATTGCTACAGCGCAATTTCATCATGTAGCTCTCTGTTGTAGCCATTTGTTAGTAAACTAGTCCCAGTCTGTGATTCAGACAGGAATTATGCAGTCAGTCAGACTTGTGGCATAAGAGCTAGTCAAGTGTCAGTTCTGCAGTTTGATCACAGGGTGGCGTGGTTTCCTTCACCAAAGTCTCAGCTTCAGTCAGTGGGGGCTTAGCAGCCAGTCGGTCACAGTGGAAGGCACATTCAGGAAGGCTCAGGAGCCAACAGGCACATTGTCAGGACAGTGCGTGTTTAGATTTTGGGCCGCCAGCCCTGTATGAACTGTGTGATCTTGGTGACATGAAGTCGGCTCAGGTGGAAGTCATGTGACAGGATGTCCTCAGTCAGCTGCACTAGGAGGCTGCCGTCAATTCGTTCCCTCTGGAACACAGCCACCGCGGCCTCTGATAGGCCGATGAACCGCAGGCACGCAGACACCTCCTCCAATGACAGAGCAGACAGATCGGCAGGAGGCCGCCAGGTGGGGTCAGGGAGCTGGGACAACCCATCAGTCACCCCTGTGGACGTCCCACCACCCTCTGCACCTCTAGAGGAATCAGCCGTAGAATTGGCACCGGGCTCAGGCGAAGGGCACGGGGACTGTCGGTTGAAGGGGTTCAACGCCCCAAAAGGAGCAAATCGACTCTGTGAAGGTGGCGGCCTGAGTCGGGGTccagaggaagtgaaggaatCCACCCACGGCTCTGCCCAGGTGGCCTGTGCTGGCTGCGGATTGGCTGTGTTGTCTGTGGAGATGGCGGGGGCTGGCTCAGGACTGGCAGGGTTAGGGGCAGGACAGTCCGCCCAGGAGCATGGGTAACAGTAGAGTGAGGCATCTGGAGAGGGTGAGCAGCTGAGACAGAGCACGAGAAAATAATCTCAGTTTCCAAAAAAGGCTTTCCTGAGTAAACACAATAAATCccatgttaaaattttaaaccACACATGTAAAACCAGATTTGGTTCCATCCTTTGATTAGGAAACGCTGATTAGTTAATGTTGATCATTGAGCCGAAACTGCAACAAGCACTTACCACTTACCCATATAGAGCActgacctgctctatatgtgaagtgccctgatgtaactttgttataatttggcgctatacaaataaatctgatttgacttCCATTTGTAccataaaacaggaaaacaggtCCAAAGTAAAACCGTTGAAGCCAGAGAAGCAGGTACAGTaataattatgaaatatattaaTGTGATAATGACTTTCTGGCATTGTAAAGGCTGATTCTTTGCATGTTATCACTCACAACAAAACTTTCACACTGTACCTGTCCTGAAGTCCAGAGGAGTAGAAAGAGAGGTTGGGTCTCGGGGAAGTGGAGGTTTTGGGGAAGCGAGGTGGAACGGGTGGGCTCGGAGCTGGACTGGAGATGGAGCCACCTTTTGAGCAGCGAGGGGGGACCGGAGGGGCAATCAAGTAGCGGCACTCCTCTCtcacctacacacaaacacacacacagacaggaaatgagaacTACTTCTGTAACTCCTAAAACTTGACCTCTCAGGAGgcattcatttgtgtgtgtctgtgtgttcctgCGCTGACTTGTCTCAATGTTTTGCTTGGTAAATGTCAAACTTGGTGACCTTTACACCTCAAACAAATTCTCACACCCAGTAGGAAGCTcttcgcgcacacacacagacatatgcaCACTCTGTTGTCGTGTCTTGGCAGGCTAAATATCAGGGAATGAAGAACATTATGTGTGACAGGGTATAATCCAGCTGCATAGCAGGCATCAGCACCCACACACTGTCTGCGCCGCTCCTTGCTGCCAtcactttaaaagaaaaatgttcattgGACAAAACAGACAAGATAATGTCTCCCTTAAAAACACAGATGCCGTATTCACAACATATGAACACTAACAGTgcagaacagcaacaaaaaccGTTATTCAAACATGATGCCCtgctttctgcttttaaaacatttgttaaGGAACTCTACATATGCAAGCCCAGACTTAGTAAAGTGAAAATAGAATAATAGATATGAAAATTAATAAGCAGTTTGATAAagtcaaacagcagacacaacTACCCTACACAGATATGTAGTTACATATATTCATGTATTACAAGCTCCTTGTATGTTAAATGAATTTGATGTCCTCCTTTTATCCCAAAGTGATTCCAGAACAAAAGGCTGCACAGAGAGTGATGGAAAGCTTCATAGGAGCAAAGCGtaacacataaaaataattagGGAAAGGTTTCAAATTACTGCATTGCTGCTAAAACTTGCTTGCTTGATCAACAGAAACAAAGTCCATTCATCAAAAGATGAATTTTAAAGTTGTGAAATTAGTAATCAACAAGGCTGGGCAGGTAAAAAACGAAAACTTCATAGAGTTTAATCTGTTTGAATGACAATTAATTTTTGGCAAGCACAATCATTATACTGAGCAGTGTAAACAAAGTCTCTGCATTAGCCTTTTCACAACAACAGTCCAAGAAATGTGGTGTATTATGTTCTCTGTCGTGATCATCACCAAGACTGCTGCTTAGTTGTCATCATTTTATTGTACAGTCAATAATTTAGTAGTTGTTAAGACCAAAGGCTCCATTGATATTATGCCCTATCATTCCCCATAACACAGCAATGATACATACGCCTGAAACTCTGGTGGTGGCGTATTTATTCATGTGCTGTGAGCGTATGACATTCTTTCCAGGAAAtctttttgtgtatgtatgtgtgtgtgtttgtctctgtgtgtctgtgtgtggtcaGTAAGATTTAAAAGCTGTAATGTATGAATAATTCAAGCCAGGCATCCTGACTTTTAAGAGCCGGATGCTGCTGTGGACagataagaggaaaaaaacagaagacaggTGAAGACTGAAACTCACAGCATCAGATTTTGGAGGTACAGGTGGTGGTGTAGACATTCTTGTCACCACAGTACCAAGTGAACCGTCCAGTGAGGAAGACGAATGGAAGGAGATGAGGTTTGGCTCCTTCCCCAAGCCCTCAGCGTTCTGATTGGTCCAGAGTTCCTCGTAAGGGATTTCCTCACTGGTCCTCATTTCAGCCTCAGTCCACTCAGGAGTCACATACTCCCTCTCCTCACCTGGTCCCTCCCCCAGTCTCTCTCCAAGAGAGTCCCTACAGCGCTGCGATAGGCTGTCTGAAACCCCACCCCCATACCCGCACAGTGAGAGGCGCTGCAGTGCCGGTGCCAACGAGTCCTGACCCGACACACACATGCGAGAGCGCCGGGGGCTCACACACTCCTCAGTCATACACTCCAGCTCAGGCCGGGTTTCTCTGACTGCCCGAGAGTAGGCATCTGGGTCGAATGCGTGTCGCAATAGGAGGCTCTCCAGCGCCGCTGTGTGAACAGAGGCCTCAGCCACATTAAACCTAGGCATGCATcgcagcagcaggaaatgggAGGGAGAGACTTCCTGTCGGCGAAGTACCATGCAGAGTACCACCGTCTTGCTGACGATGTTGAGCAGCTTGTAGCGGTGGCCCTCTCTGACCGCATGGCGGTCATAGGGGTTCCGTGGTGGTCTCGAAGGTACAGACACATTGACAGGGAGGCGCACTCTCTCGATTATGCTGCGTACCGTGTGCTCTCCTCCCAGCATGCCTTGTTCCAGAGGCGAGCGTGTGCAAAAGCGTCCACGGCAGCCAAAGGGCAAGCTGACACTCTGATTGGTGCGATGGTTCATACAGACCAGGCAGGGAGTTTTacctgaagagacagagacagaaaggtgG
This genomic interval from Echeneis naucrates chromosome 24, fEcheNa1.1, whole genome shotgun sequence contains the following:
- the gareml gene encoding GRB2-associated and regulator of MAPK protein 2; its protein translation is MEKLSASLSEISWSPLALPLDAVVSKFRLPTLVRLAHGECVEGLSEEDVVLLHSCRQWTTVTAHSLEEGHYVIGPKIDIPLQYQGKFKLLDEDRDIRDPVQYFSSVEEVAGVFPDRVFVMETITFSVKVVSGEFSEDSEPYSFTLQAGDELSLMGKAELLCATPSKEKTGLSALLRRLGKTPRSKTPCLVCMNHRTNQSVSLPFGCRGRFCTRSPLEQGMLGGEHTVRSIIERVRLPVNVSVPSRPPRNPYDRHAVREGHRYKLLNIVSKTVVLCMVLRRQEVSPSHFLLLRCMPRFNVAEASVHTAALESLLLRHAFDPDAYSRAVRETRPELECMTEECVSPRRSRMCVSGQDSLAPALQRLSLCGYGGGVSDSLSQRCRDSLGERLGEGPGEEREYVTPEWTEAEMRTSEEIPYEELWTNQNAEGLGKEPNLISFHSSSSLDGSLGTVVTRMSTPPPVPPKSDAVREECRYLIAPPVPPRCSKGGSISSPAPSPPVPPRFPKTSTSPRPNLSFYSSGLQDSCSPSPDASLYCYPCSWADCPAPNPASPEPAPAISTDNTANPQPAQATWAEPWVDSFTSSGPRLRPPPSQSRFAPFGALNPFNRQSPCPSPEPGANSTADSSRGAEGGGTSTGVTDGLSQLPDPTWRPPADLSALSLEEVSACLRFIGLSEAAVAVFQRERIDGSLLVQLTEDILSHDFHLSRLHVTKITQFIQGWRPKI